Genomic window (Sulfurovum sp. NBC37-1):
TGGCACAATACTTATGTAAAATTCATAAGAGGTGAATCAGGGACGCCTGTAATCCCATCACCTGATTTTGAAGATAAGATTAAAGAGATAGCAGATATTGATAAAGAGCAAAAACAGAAACTAATTGAACACTTCCGAAGAATTCGATCAAAAGTGCTTTTTACAGATGAAACAACTGATTACGGTGATAAGCCGCAACTTCACAATCTATTTGTAAGCCAATGCTACAACTGTAAGAAATGGGCAGTATGGGTAAATGAGGATATTATTTACCCTCCTAAGAAATTTGGTGTTCAACCTAATCAGGATTTGCCAGAGGCGATTTTATCGGTTGTCGAAGAAGCAAGAAGTATTCTCGATGCATCACCAAAAGGTGCGGCTGCTTTGTTGAGATTGGCCATTCAGATGCTTTGCAAGCATCTTGGAGAATCAGGTGAGAATTTAAATGAAGATATTGCAGCCCTTGTTTCTGCAGGTCTTAATCCAATAGTCCAAAAATCACTAGATGTAGTTCGCGTCATCGGAAATGAATCCGTTCACCCTGGTTCTATAGACCTAAATGACGACAAAAATACAGCAGTTAGACTTTTTGACTTGGTAAACATTATTGCGGACCAAATGATTACTCAACCAAAGCACGTAGAAGAGTTATACGAAAAATTGCCTGAATCAAAAAGAAAGGCCATAGATAGGCGTGATAGAAAAGGCACCTAACAATCGGCTCAACGCAGACTGTCAACTCCGCTGCACTCTGTTGCCAGCCGGTTAGCCGAGGCGTTACGAACTTCTAATTTTCTCCAAATTCAAAACCTTATAATCTAATATATTTTATAAGGAAAAGTAAGTTGTCTACATAGGATCAGAGAAATATTATTATCAAAGAAAATAACCGTACAAACTAAAGGGAACCTCTAAAGCTGCAAATAGGCTTCATAGAAAAAGTAGAGGCCAAAACCCAGCAGAAGCAGCGCAAATC
Coding sequences:
- a CDS encoding DUF4145 domain-containing protein, which translates into the protein MHEPSTKETAFDCPHCGAYTTQYWHNTYVKFIRGESGTPVIPSPDFEDKIKEIADIDKEQKQKLIEHFRRIRSKVLFTDETTDYGDKPQLHNLFVSQCYNCKKWAVWVNEDIIYPPKKFGVQPNQDLPEAILSVVEEARSILDASPKGAAALLRLAIQMLCKHLGESGENLNEDIAALVSAGLNPIVQKSLDVVRVIGNESVHPGSIDLNDDKNTAVRLFDLVNIIADQMITQPKHVEELYEKLPESKRKAIDRRDRKGT